Proteins co-encoded in one Puntigrus tetrazona isolate hp1 chromosome 20, ASM1883169v1, whole genome shotgun sequence genomic window:
- the LOC122324452 gene encoding brain and acute leukemia cytoplasmic protein-like, whose amino-acid sequence MGCGGSRTDVLEPRYMESWTKETESTWLTSTDTDIPLSSIQSIPSENSSEAGFPSEKTANLDLFDDGLPSPAQAYLKVCSAMSEVGLNDMKSGSTPAILSSQEQEVLASSGTTVQRRSVLRTEEITKWQDNRMSTKQVTITVTQSIRQVDKSGKIKETSQTTYEVMKPVDGLMDAAVDSVPQ is encoded by the exons ATGGGCTGTGGAGGCTCCAGGACAGATGTGTTGGAGCCGAGATATATGGAGAGCTGGACCAAAGAGACGGAGTCCACCTGGCTGACcagcacagacacagacatCCCCCTGTCCTCCATCCAGAGCATCCCCTCCGAAAACTCTTCAGAGGCGGGCTTCCCGTCAGAGAAGACAGCCAACCTCG ATCTCTTCGATGATGGTCTGCCTTCTCCGGCTCAGGCATATCTGAAAGTGTGTTCTGCCATGTCTGAGGTGGGTCTGAATGACATGAAAAGCGGCAGCACCCCTGCAATCCTCTCTTCTCAAGAACAGGAAGTGCTTGCTTCTTCTGGTACCACAGTGCAGAGGAGAAGCGTGTTACGAACTGAGGAAATA ACCAAATGGCAGGACAACCGGATGTCCACCAAGCAAGTGACCATCACTGTGACTCAAAGCATCCGGCAGGTGGACAAGAGCGGGAAGATCAAGGAAACTTCACAAACCACCTATGAGGTGATGAAACCCGTGGATGGTTTAATGGACGCGGCGGTTGACTCAGTGCCTCAATGA
- the LOC122324412 gene encoding LOW QUALITY PROTEIN: nucleoside diphosphate kinase 6-like (The sequence of the model RefSeq protein was modified relative to this genomic sequence to represent the inferred CDS: inserted 1 base in 1 codon), which yields MLFGSLAGCAPDMRCVKALQLTLAVVKPDAVAHPLILEALHQKILQNFLIVRKKDLMWRTEESERFYAEHAGRFFYQRLVEFMSSGPMRAYVLAREDAITHWRGMMGPTKVFRARFTAPDSLRGQYGLTDTRNTTHGSDSVQSAKREIAXFFPEFNADEWMLREEPRFRLGLTEYNEERQIHTLQDM from the exons ATGCTTTTCGGGTCGTTAGCAGGCTGCGCCCCAGACATGAGGTGTGTGAAGGCGCTGCAGCTCACCCTTGCGGTGGTCAAACCAGATGCTGTGGCCCATCCGCTCATTCTGGAG gcTCTTCATCAGAAGATTCTCCAAAACTTCCTTATAGTCAGAAAGAAGGATCTGATGTGGAGGACAGAAGAGTCAGAAAGGTTTTACGCTGAGCATGCAG gacGTTTTTTCTATCAAAGACTGGTTGAATTCATGTCAAG TGGCCCAATGAGAGCATACGTCCTAGCCAGGGAAGATGCTATCACTCACTGGAGGGGGATGATGGGTCCCACAAAAGTGTTTAGAGCTCGCTTCACTGCCCCGGACTCCCTGCGTGGCCAGTATGGGCTGACAGACACCAGAAACACTACTCATGGTTCAG ATTCTGTGCAATCTGCCAAGAGAGAGATTG TTTTCTTTCCAGAATTCAACGCAGATGAGTGGATGTTAAGAGAAGAGCCACGTTTTAGATTGGGTCTTACTGAATATAATGAGGAGAGACAAATTCATACGCTCCAAGACATGTAA